One genomic region from Nonomuraea helvata encodes:
- a CDS encoding peptidoglycan recognition family protein codes for MKIRMILTGAVIPLAMLAGTGHPASAAAADPLADAFAKAAAAYEVPRDLLVSVAYSETHLDGHKGQPSADGGYGMMHLVTSKTLDRAVTLTKKPLSALKADDAANIAGGAAVLRAYADELRLTAAARKDAGKWYQAVAKYSGASAPEVARLYADTVYDMLAQGIRATTPGGETVTVPARTVTPDRGQYAKADDLDKPGTLAASTDYPSAVWAPAHSSNYAVSNRPTSDAIDRIVIHVTQGSYAGTIDWFQTGPRPNPTSAHYVVRSSDGAITQMVREKDRAFHAGNYNRRSIGIEHEGFVDNATWFTDAMYRSSAALTRNIADRYGIPKDRTHIIGHVEVPGTDHTDPGRYWDWTKYMQYVTGGGGGGGTNPHTPEEVCGSGYKVIDSQALGTAGTVFLLYNSANGNNCVATIKKISLGTASDTSAFLEVKDKARIEDAGKFEYYAGPVRAAAADKCVMWGGSVGTSKYESPFEHCG; via the coding sequence GTGAAGATTCGCATGATCCTGACGGGCGCGGTCATCCCCCTGGCGATGCTCGCGGGCACGGGGCACCCGGCCTCGGCCGCCGCTGCCGACCCGCTGGCCGACGCGTTCGCCAAGGCCGCGGCCGCCTACGAGGTGCCGCGTGACCTGCTGGTGTCGGTCGCGTACTCCGAGACGCACCTGGACGGCCACAAGGGCCAGCCCAGCGCGGACGGCGGGTACGGCATGATGCACCTGGTCACCTCCAAGACCCTCGACCGGGCCGTCACGCTGACCAAGAAGCCGCTCTCGGCGCTGAAGGCGGACGACGCGGCCAACATCGCCGGCGGCGCCGCCGTGCTGCGGGCCTACGCCGACGAGCTCAGGCTGACCGCCGCCGCCCGCAAGGACGCCGGCAAGTGGTACCAGGCGGTGGCCAAGTACTCCGGCGCGTCCGCGCCCGAGGTCGCCCGGCTCTACGCCGACACCGTCTACGACATGCTGGCGCAGGGCATCCGCGCCACCACGCCGGGTGGCGAGACCGTCACCGTGCCGGCCCGCACCGTGACGCCTGACCGCGGCCAGTACGCCAAGGCGGACGACCTGGACAAGCCCGGCACGCTTGCGGCGAGCACGGACTACCCGTCGGCCGTGTGGGCGCCCGCCCACAGCAGCAACTACGCGGTCTCCAACCGGCCGACCAGCGACGCCATCGACCGCATCGTCATCCACGTGACGCAGGGCTCCTACGCCGGGACGATCGACTGGTTCCAGACCGGGCCCAGGCCGAACCCCACCTCGGCCCACTACGTCGTGCGCTCCTCCGACGGCGCCATCACCCAGATGGTCAGAGAGAAGGACCGCGCCTTCCACGCCGGCAACTACAACCGGCGCTCGATCGGCATCGAGCACGAGGGCTTCGTGGACAACGCGACGTGGTTCACCGACGCGATGTACCGCTCGTCGGCCGCGCTGACCCGCAACATCGCCGACCGGTACGGCATCCCCAAGGACCGTACCCACATCATCGGCCACGTCGAGGTCCCCGGTACCGACCACACCGACCCGGGCCGCTACTGGGACTGGACCAAGTACATGCAGTACGTCACCGGCGGCGGCGGGGGCGGCGGCACGAACCCGCACACGCCGGAAGAGGTGTGCGGCAGCGGCTACAAGGTGATCGACTCGCAGGCCCTCGGCACGGCGGGCACGGTCTTCCTGCTCTACAACTCGGCCAACGGCAACAACTGCGTGGCCACGATCAAGAAGATCTCCCTGGGCACGGCCTCCGACACCAGTGCCTTTCTGGAGGTGAAGGACAAGGCCCGCATCGAGGACGCGGGCAAGTTCGAGTACTACGCCGGACCCGTGAGGGCCGCCGCCGCCGACAAGTGCGTCATGTGGGGCGGCAGCGTCGGCACCAGCAAGTACGAGAGCCCCTTCGAACACTGCGGATGA